A single genomic interval of Saccharothrix saharensis harbors:
- a CDS encoding GH1 family beta-glucosidase, producing MTDFPQGFRWGVATSAYQIEGAVDADGRGPSIWDAFGAVPGAVAGGDTGAVACDHYHRVPEDLALLGELGVDAYRFSVAWPRILPTGAGRVEQRGLDFYRRLVDGLLERGIEPFLTLYHWDLPQALEDLGGWRSRDTAQRFAEYAVVVHDALGDRVTKWTTFNEPYVSSIVGYGEGRHAPGAREGHGSLAAAHHLMVAHGLAVQAMRGTPGHEFGIVLNQSPSTPVTSSEADVAAARRHDLLLRRQFTEPLFAGRYPDDYEETFAGVTDLSFRHDGDLELISTPLDYVGINYYYRQHVADAPHRDPDPATRTSIDVGIDTTRLPDVPRTAMNWPVEPEGLTQTLVGLKERYPDLPPVYVTENGCVYPDNPGFVDQERIEYLRTHLAAAHDALTAGVDLRGYFVWSFLDNFEWAHGYKHRFGLVHVDYETLVRTPRASFHWYRDLVAEQRAGTAAAG from the coding sequence ATGACCGACTTCCCCCAAGGATTCCGCTGGGGCGTCGCCACATCGGCCTACCAGATCGAAGGGGCCGTGGACGCCGACGGGAGAGGACCGTCGATCTGGGACGCGTTCGGCGCGGTGCCGGGCGCGGTCGCCGGCGGCGACACCGGAGCGGTCGCGTGCGACCACTACCACCGGGTGCCGGAGGACCTGGCGCTGCTCGGCGAGCTCGGCGTGGACGCCTACCGGTTCTCCGTGGCGTGGCCGCGGATCCTGCCCACCGGCGCCGGCCGGGTCGAGCAGCGCGGCCTGGACTTCTACCGCCGGTTGGTCGACGGGCTGCTGGAACGGGGCATCGAGCCGTTCCTCACCCTCTACCACTGGGACCTGCCGCAGGCGTTGGAGGACCTGGGCGGCTGGCGGTCGCGCGACACCGCGCAGCGGTTCGCCGAGTACGCGGTGGTCGTGCACGACGCGCTGGGTGACCGGGTCACCAAGTGGACCACGTTCAACGAGCCGTACGTGTCCTCGATCGTCGGGTACGGCGAAGGCAGGCACGCTCCCGGCGCGCGGGAGGGCCACGGCTCCCTCGCCGCCGCGCACCACCTGATGGTGGCGCACGGGCTCGCGGTCCAGGCCATGCGCGGCACCCCCGGCCACGAGTTCGGCATCGTGCTCAACCAGTCGCCGTCGACCCCGGTCACCTCGTCGGAAGCGGACGTCGCCGCGGCGCGCAGGCACGACCTGCTGCTGCGCCGCCAGTTCACCGAACCGCTGTTCGCGGGCCGGTACCCCGACGACTACGAGGAGACGTTCGCGGGCGTCACGGACCTGTCGTTCCGCCACGACGGCGACCTGGAGCTGATCTCCACCCCGCTGGACTACGTCGGCATCAACTACTACTACCGCCAGCACGTTGCGGACGCTCCGCACCGCGACCCCGACCCGGCCACCCGCACCTCGATCGACGTCGGCATCGACACCACCCGGCTGCCGGACGTGCCGCGCACCGCGATGAACTGGCCGGTCGAGCCGGAAGGCCTCACCCAGACGCTGGTCGGCCTGAAGGAGCGCTACCCCGACCTGCCGCCGGTGTACGTCACCGAGAACGGGTGCGTGTACCCGGACAACCCCGGCTTCGTCGACCAGGAGCGCATCGAGTACCTGCGCACCCACCTCGCGGCGGCGCACGACGCGCTCACCGCCGGCGTCGACCTGCGCGGCTACTTCGTGTGGTCGTTCCTGGACAACTTCGAGTGGGCGCACGGCTACAAGCACCGGTTCGGCCTGGTGCACGTCGACTACGAGACGTTGGTCCGCACGCCCAGGGCGAGCTTCCACTGGTACCGCGACCTGGTCGCCGAGCAGCGGGCCGGGACGGCCGCCGCGGGGTGA
- a CDS encoding carbohydrate ABC transporter permease: MTSVLDRPAPAARPPARRGRGAVRLPGPWTYAALIAVLAGSAFPVYWSLVVSSQTPDKVDSVPPVLVPGGNLFANISRVFDQSDFALAMMNSLIVAGTITVSVVFFSTLAGFAFAKLKFRGRSALMLLVVATQAVPTELGVIPLYMMMSDFGWAGEIHAVIVPGLVTAFGVFFMRQYFERAVPDELLEAGRMDGCSSLRLYWNVVLPAARPAAAVLGLFTFMQAWNDFFWPLVVLTPENPTVQTALSTLASGYTTDYTLVLTAATIGTVPVLAVFLLFGRQIVGGIMQGALKG, translated from the coding sequence ATGACCAGCGTGCTCGACCGGCCGGCGCCCGCCGCCCGGCCGCCCGCCCGCCGCGGGCGCGGTGCCGTGCGGCTGCCCGGACCGTGGACCTACGCGGCGCTGATCGCGGTGCTCGCCGGGTCGGCGTTCCCCGTGTACTGGTCGCTCGTGGTGTCCTCGCAGACGCCGGACAAGGTGGACAGCGTGCCGCCCGTGCTCGTGCCGGGCGGCAACCTGTTCGCGAACATCTCGCGGGTGTTCGACCAGTCGGACTTCGCGCTGGCGATGATGAACTCGCTGATCGTGGCGGGGACCATCACCGTGTCGGTGGTGTTCTTCTCCACCCTGGCGGGCTTCGCCTTCGCCAAGCTGAAGTTCCGCGGCCGGTCGGCGCTCATGCTGCTGGTGGTCGCCACCCAGGCGGTGCCCACCGAGCTCGGCGTCATCCCGCTCTACATGATGATGAGCGACTTCGGCTGGGCCGGCGAGATCCACGCGGTCATCGTGCCCGGCCTGGTGACGGCGTTCGGCGTGTTCTTCATGCGCCAGTACTTCGAGCGGGCCGTGCCCGACGAGCTGCTGGAGGCGGGCCGCATGGACGGGTGCAGCTCGCTGCGCCTGTACTGGAACGTGGTCCTGCCCGCCGCACGCCCGGCCGCCGCCGTCCTCGGCCTGTTCACGTTCATGCAGGCGTGGAACGACTTCTTCTGGCCGCTGGTCGTGCTGACGCCGGAGAACCCCACCGTGCAGACCGCCCTGTCCACCCTGGCCAGCGGGTACACCACCGACTACACCCTCGTGCTCACCGCGGCGACCATCGGCACCGTGCCGGTGCTCGCGGTGTTCCTCCTGTTCGGCCGGCAGATCGTCGGCGGGATCATGCAAGGAGCTCTCAAAGGATGA
- a CDS encoding carbohydrate ABC transporter permease: protein MKTDWRERRHRWDIRYAPYAYIAPYFLLFAVFGLFPLLYTGWVSMQDRNLLDGDAATFIGVDNYVQLLTADPYFWNAMGNTLSLWLLTTVPQILFALGIAQLLNRRLRGRTFFRMGVLLPNITSVAAVTIIFAQLFGRDFGLINWVLDLFGAGRIDWQAGTGSSHTAIAAMVVWRWTGYHALIFLASMQAIPTSVYEAARLDGASAWQQFWRITVPMLRPQIIFSTVIATAGNMRLLAEPLLFNPGAAAATGGSDRQFQTAALYLYEQGFAKFDFGYASAIAWLLLIATVAITGLSYLAARRIRTD, encoded by the coding sequence ATGAAGACGGACTGGCGCGAACGCCGCCACCGGTGGGACATCCGGTACGCGCCCTACGCCTACATCGCGCCGTACTTCCTGCTGTTCGCGGTGTTCGGCCTGTTCCCCCTGCTCTACACCGGCTGGGTGTCGATGCAGGACCGCAACCTGCTCGACGGCGACGCCGCCACGTTCATCGGCGTGGACAACTACGTCCAACTGCTCACCGCGGACCCGTACTTCTGGAACGCGATGGGCAACACGCTGAGCCTGTGGCTGCTCACCACCGTCCCGCAGATCCTGTTCGCGCTCGGCATCGCGCAGCTGCTCAACCGGCGGCTGCGCGGCCGGACGTTCTTCCGGATGGGCGTGCTGCTGCCGAACATCACCTCGGTGGCGGCGGTGACGATCATCTTCGCGCAGCTGTTCGGCCGTGACTTCGGCCTGATCAACTGGGTGCTGGACCTGTTCGGCGCGGGCCGGATCGATTGGCAGGCCGGCACCGGCAGCTCCCACACCGCCATCGCCGCGATGGTGGTGTGGCGCTGGACCGGCTACCACGCGCTGATCTTCCTGGCCTCCATGCAGGCCATCCCGACCAGCGTGTACGAGGCGGCCCGGCTGGACGGCGCGAGCGCGTGGCAGCAGTTCTGGCGCATCACCGTGCCCATGCTGCGGCCGCAGATCATCTTCTCCACCGTGATCGCCACCGCGGGCAACATGCGGCTGCTGGCCGAGCCGCTGCTGTTCAACCCCGGCGCCGCCGCCGCGACCGGCGGCTCGGACCGGCAGTTCCAGACCGCCGCGCTCTACCTCTACGAGCAGGGCTTCGCGAAGTTCGACTTCGGCTACGCGTCGGCCATCGCCTGGCTGCTGCTCATCGCGACGGTCGCCATCACCGGGTTGAGCTACCTGGCCGCCCGCCGCATCCGGACCGACTGA
- a CDS encoding extracellular solute-binding protein, protein MRRTPTLVGAGLLAAALVAAGCGSGASDGKTRITIGLFGNFGYQQLFEEYEKAHPDIDITDRTASYSDHHKNLAAHLATNNGAADIEAVDVGYINQFKANPGQFVELGADVKDRWLDWKWEGSLSKDGKQIGYGTDVGGLAICYRRDLFEAAGLPSDRDQVSALWPTWEQFMATGKQFAAKAPAGAKFFDGGPTVLNAIVGQAPTGYYDKTDKIVVGDNADIRKGWNLVAQGVADGLSAGLLHSTPQWNTGFKQGQFATLACPAWMMAKIKDQAPETSGKWDLAAVPGGGGNWGGSYLTVPKQGKNTDKAVALAAWLTAPEQQAKVFASAGLLPSTPKLYSEESVAKKQDPFFNNAPVGKVFTDAARALKPQYQGPKAGDVQTEMGNAMQRVEQGKQSPDESWNQFVGDVKRLES, encoded by the coding sequence ACGAACTCCGACCTTGGTCGGCGCCGGCCTGCTGGCCGCCGCCCTGGTCGCCGCCGGCTGCGGCAGCGGCGCGAGCGACGGCAAGACCAGGATCACCATCGGGCTGTTCGGCAACTTCGGCTACCAGCAGCTGTTCGAGGAGTACGAGAAGGCGCACCCGGACATCGACATCACCGACCGCACCGCCTCCTACTCCGACCACCACAAGAACCTCGCCGCCCACCTCGCCACCAACAACGGCGCGGCGGACATCGAGGCCGTCGACGTCGGCTACATCAACCAGTTCAAGGCCAACCCCGGCCAGTTCGTCGAGCTCGGCGCCGACGTCAAGGACCGCTGGCTGGACTGGAAGTGGGAGGGCTCGCTGTCCAAGGACGGCAAGCAGATCGGCTACGGCACCGACGTCGGCGGCCTGGCCATCTGCTACCGCCGCGACCTGTTCGAGGCCGCCGGCCTGCCGTCCGACCGCGACCAGGTCTCCGCGCTGTGGCCCACCTGGGAGCAGTTCATGGCCACCGGCAAGCAGTTCGCGGCCAAGGCCCCGGCGGGCGCCAAGTTCTTCGACGGCGGCCCCACCGTGCTCAACGCGATCGTCGGCCAGGCGCCCACCGGCTACTACGACAAGACCGACAAGATCGTGGTCGGCGACAACGCCGACATCCGCAAGGGCTGGAACCTGGTCGCCCAGGGCGTGGCCGACGGCCTGTCCGCCGGGCTGCTGCACAGCACCCCGCAGTGGAACACCGGCTTCAAGCAGGGCCAGTTCGCCACCCTGGCCTGCCCGGCGTGGATGATGGCCAAGATCAAGGACCAGGCGCCCGAGACCTCGGGCAAGTGGGACCTCGCGGCCGTGCCCGGCGGCGGCGGCAACTGGGGCGGCTCCTACCTGACCGTGCCCAAGCAGGGCAAGAACACCGACAAGGCCGTCGCGCTCGCCGCCTGGCTCACCGCGCCCGAGCAGCAGGCCAAGGTCTTCGCCAGCGCGGGCCTGCTCCCGTCCACGCCCAAGCTCTACAGCGAGGAGTCGGTGGCCAAGAAGCAGGACCCGTTCTTCAACAACGCGCCCGTCGGCAAGGTCTTCACCGACGCCGCCCGCGCGCTGAAGCCGCAGTACCAGGGCCCGAAGGCCGGTGACGTGCAGACCGAGATGGGCAACGCCATGCAGCGCGTCGAGCAGGGCAAGCAGAGCCCGGACGAGTCGTGGAACCAGTTCGTGGGCGACGTCAAGAGGCTCGAGAGCTGA